In Bradyrhizobium sp. G127, one genomic interval encodes:
- a CDS encoding SufE family protein, with the protein MTIDDIRDNFELLEEWDDRYRYVIELGRTLTPMSDAEHSAGNKVQGCASQVWLSREIDRSGNDPVLNFKGDSDAHIVRGLIAILLTIQSGRTAREILEADPIAIFDELGFREHLTPQRSNGLRAMVERIKNDARETLASAT; encoded by the coding sequence ATGACCATCGATGACATCAGGGACAATTTCGAGCTGCTTGAGGAGTGGGATGACCGCTACCGCTATGTCATCGAGCTTGGCCGTACGCTGACCCCGATGTCCGATGCCGAGCATTCCGCCGGCAACAAGGTTCAGGGCTGCGCCAGCCAGGTCTGGCTCTCGCGTGAGATCGACCGCTCCGGCAATGACCCCGTGCTGAACTTCAAAGGCGACAGCGACGCCCACATCGTTCGCGGGCTGATTGCGATCCTGCTCACGATCCAGTCCGGCCGCACGGCGCGCGAAATCCTGGAAGCCGATCCCATCGCCATCTTCGACGAACTCGGCTTTCGCGAACATCTGACGCCGCAGCGCTCCAACGGCCTGCGAGCAATGGTGGAGCGGATCAAGAACGACGCCCGCGAAACACTGGCCTCGGCAACCTGA
- a CDS encoding DUF5330 domain-containing protein produces the protein MFFLLRMAFWLGLVLVLLPTDKTPDSDKGPQIGASDAISAATAAVSDMSQFCNRQPAACTVGGQAATVIGARAQSGAKKVYQFITDKNEKSEKNETKAPDAVEKSGKKAPDHTGSIGTPYDSYPADSQSLAATRQTLTQDDLAIDWQPAAPETIPAR, from the coding sequence ATGTTTTTCCTGCTTCGCATGGCGTTCTGGCTGGGGCTGGTGCTTGTGTTGCTGCCGACGGACAAGACGCCTGATTCGGACAAGGGTCCGCAGATCGGCGCGTCCGACGCTATTTCGGCTGCCACCGCCGCGGTGTCGGACATGAGCCAGTTCTGCAATCGTCAACCGGCGGCATGCACGGTGGGCGGACAGGCGGCGACGGTGATCGGCGCGCGGGCGCAGTCGGGCGCCAAGAAGGTCTATCAGTTCATTACGGACAAGAACGAGAAGAGCGAGAAGAACGAAACCAAGGCGCCTGACGCCGTCGAGAAATCCGGCAAGAAAGCGCCCGATCACACCGGTTCTATCGGCACACCATACGATAGTTATCCGGCTGACTCGCAGAGTCTGGCGGCAACGCGTCAGACGCTGACGCAGGACGATCTTGCGATCGACTGGCAGCCCGCAGCACCGGAAACGATTCCGGCTCGATAA
- a CDS encoding helix-turn-helix domain-containing protein encodes MLETRPLVAPFPLLHPETAAASPDDICRLVTACVAFDFGLDAAELEAGLRGSQRVAFARQIAMYLAHVCFELSFESVGRAFGRDRTTVAHACRVVEDGRDDIWFDCRIATLDLVCRAAIGGDAR; translated from the coding sequence ATGCTTGAAACCCGTCCCCTGGTTGCACCCTTTCCGCTCCTGCACCCCGAAACCGCTGCCGCCAGCCCGGACGATATTTGCCGGCTGGTAACGGCCTGCGTTGCATTCGATTTCGGCCTCGATGCTGCGGAACTCGAAGCGGGCTTGCGCGGCTCACAACGGGTCGCGTTCGCGCGCCAGATCGCGATGTATCTGGCCCATGTCTGTTTCGAATTGAGCTTCGAATCTGTCGGGCGCGCATTCGGCCGCGACCGCACCACGGTCGCCCATGCCTGCCGTGTCGTGGAAGACGGTCGCGACGACATCTGGTTTGACTGTCGTATCGCGACGCTCGATCTGGTCTGCCGCGCGGCCATTGGTGGAGACGCCCGATGA
- a CDS encoding DUF6456 domain-containing protein codes for MKRQRGRASGSSGGSGKIRPQAVPVSDADVGAFRAQHLDLSKRALMTETGVMQVIVNDSESPLAWLARRKGRDGRAMIGPEQFIAGERLRADFTRGHLTPRVTSSWSGIGRTKGTGGSGEMTDLIVASRQRVRLALEACGPEFAGLLLDVCCFLRGLEDVERERGWPSRSAKVVLQLALDRLARHYGLRAETYGGSAAIRTWLADDAIFTP; via the coding sequence ATGAAGCGACAGCGGGGCCGCGCTTCCGGATCTTCCGGCGGATCCGGCAAGATCCGGCCACAGGCCGTTCCGGTCTCCGACGCGGACGTCGGCGCATTCCGTGCGCAGCATCTCGATCTCTCCAAGCGCGCCCTCATGACGGAAACCGGCGTGATGCAGGTGATCGTCAACGACAGCGAGAGCCCGCTGGCGTGGCTGGCGCGGCGCAAGGGGCGCGACGGCCGCGCCATGATCGGGCCGGAACAGTTCATCGCGGGCGAACGCTTGCGCGCCGACTTCACGCGCGGGCATCTCACGCCGCGCGTGACGTCGAGCTGGTCGGGCATCGGTCGGACCAAAGGCACGGGCGGCAGTGGCGAGATGACGGACCTGATCGTCGCGTCGCGCCAGCGTGTGCGGTTGGCGCTGGAAGCCTGCGGTCCCGAATTTGCCGGGCTTCTGCTCGACGTGTGCTGTTTTCTGCGCGGTCTTGAGGATGTCGAGCGCGAGCGTGGCTGGCCGTCACGTTCGGCGAAAGTGGTGCTGCAACTGGCGCTCGACCGGCTGGCGCGACACTATGGATTGCGGGCGGAAACCTACGGCGGCAGCGCGGCGATCCGGACCTGGCTTGCCGACGATGCAATCTTTACGCCGTAA
- a CDS encoding MucR family transcriptional regulator: MNETTPKGFVDLTASIVSAYVSNNATTAAEIPALISQIHAALVRVSSGSTEVAVEPSKPAVSIKKSMTSEYLVCLEDGKRFKSLKRHLRAQYNMSPEQYREKWGLPADYPMVAPNYAVTRSQLAKKMGLGQQRRRRK, from the coding sequence ATGAACGAGACCACGCCCAAGGGATTCGTCGATCTGACCGCATCAATCGTGTCAGCCTATGTCAGCAACAACGCGACTACGGCCGCCGAAATTCCCGCCCTGATCAGTCAGATTCATGCAGCTCTGGTGCGGGTTTCGAGCGGCAGCACAGAGGTTGCGGTCGAGCCGTCCAAGCCCGCGGTCTCGATCAAGAAGTCGATGACGTCGGAATATCTCGTGTGTCTGGAGGATGGAAAGCGCTTCAAGTCGCTGAAGCGCCATCTGCGCGCGCAATACAACATGAGTCCGGAGCAATACCGGGAGAAATGGGGCCTGCCCGCCGACTATCCGATGGTCGCGCCGAATTATGCCGTCACCCGCTCGCAACTCGCCAAGAAAATGGGCCTTGGCCAGCAGCGCCGCCGCAGGAAATGA